One genomic region from Ornithinimicrobium flavum encodes:
- a CDS encoding ADP-ribosylglycohydrolase family protein has translation MRLTTVQSDRAAGVLLGQAVGDALGVPYEFGTAALDPAAGPRMSGGGLGGYAPGEWSDDTQMAIAIAEVSATGADLTGDLGLIAVAAAFERWLDDGPADIGMQTSAVLRAARRADPAVPRHDVLRTASRDLHERTGRTAGNGALMRTAVVGLTRLQDRDATAAAARAVAELTHADPLAGDSCVLWSEAVRRAVLDGALDVRGGLDLLPADRRSTWAAWLDEAETLPPGHFTPNGFTVTALQAAWSSIWHTLPAEPSPDHVGEALRTAIAIGHDTDTVAAIAGGLLGARYGASGLPFTWTRQLHGWPGLRAPDLVRLAILTARGGRDDAAGWPSTAYLGTGQRPLALPHPVDPDVLLGTTADLGRVEELGVDAVVSLCRLGRDEIAPGRVRPEDHALAWIVDDDDPGSHQHLRWALDDAARAVRELREEGRRVLLHCVAAHHRTPSVALRYSVLLGADAPAAAAAISTTLGRDIDGLLWTEAQR, from the coding sequence ATGAGACTCACGACAGTCCAGTCCGACCGCGCGGCCGGCGTGCTCCTCGGCCAGGCCGTCGGCGACGCCCTGGGCGTCCCGTACGAGTTCGGCACCGCAGCCCTCGACCCGGCGGCCGGCCCGCGGATGAGCGGCGGCGGCCTGGGCGGTTACGCCCCCGGCGAGTGGTCCGACGACACGCAGATGGCGATCGCGATCGCCGAGGTCTCGGCCACCGGCGCGGACCTGACGGGCGACCTGGGCCTGATCGCGGTGGCCGCCGCCTTCGAGCGGTGGCTCGACGACGGCCCGGCCGACATCGGGATGCAGACCAGCGCCGTCCTGCGTGCTGCCCGGCGGGCCGACCCGGCCGTCCCCCGCCACGACGTGCTCCGGACGGCGTCCCGCGACCTGCACGAGCGGACCGGCCGCACCGCCGGCAACGGTGCCCTCATGCGCACCGCGGTCGTGGGGCTCACGCGGCTCCAGGACCGGGACGCCACGGCCGCGGCGGCCCGTGCGGTCGCCGAGCTCACCCACGCCGACCCGCTGGCCGGTGACTCCTGCGTCCTGTGGTCGGAGGCGGTGCGCCGCGCCGTCCTCGACGGGGCCCTCGACGTGCGCGGCGGGCTCGACCTGCTGCCGGCCGACCGACGGTCGACCTGGGCCGCCTGGCTCGACGAGGCGGAGACCCTCCCGCCTGGGCACTTCACCCCCAACGGGTTCACCGTCACCGCCCTGCAGGCCGCGTGGTCCTCGATCTGGCACACGCTGCCGGCCGAGCCCAGCCCCGACCACGTCGGCGAGGCGTTGCGCACCGCCATCGCGATCGGCCACGACACCGACACGGTCGCGGCCATCGCCGGCGGGCTGCTCGGTGCGCGGTACGGCGCCTCCGGCCTCCCCTTCACCTGGACCCGGCAGCTCCACGGATGGCCGGGGCTGCGAGCGCCCGACCTGGTGCGGCTGGCGATCCTTACGGCCCGGGGTGGCCGGGACGACGCGGCCGGCTGGCCGAGCACTGCATACCTGGGCACCGGGCAGCGCCCGCTCGCCCTGCCGCACCCCGTGGACCCCGACGTGCTCCTGGGGACGACCGCCGACCTGGGGCGCGTCGAGGAGCTCGGCGTCGACGCGGTTGTGTCCCTGTGCCGCCTGGGTCGTGATGAGATCGCGCCCGGGCGGGTGCGGCCGGAGGACCACGCGCTCGCGTGGATCGTGGACGACGACGACCCCGGCAGCCACCAGCACCTGCGGTGGGCGCTCGACGACGCGGCCCGGGCGGTGAGGGAGCTGCGCGAGGAGGGGCGGCGGGTGCTGCTGCACTGCGTGGCGGCGCACCACCGGACCCCGTCGGTGGCCCTGCGCTACTCGGTGCTGCTCGGCGCCGACGCCCCGGCCGCGGCCGCCGCGATCTCCACCACCCTCGGCCGCGACATCGACGGCCTGCTCTGGACGGAGGCCCAGCGATGA
- a CDS encoding SOUL family heme-binding protein gives MTEKQVYELVQTYRDFELRRYPSHVVAEVVVRAPFADAGNAAFRTLAGYIGGQNRSAGKIAMTAPVVQRDAEPIAMTAPVLQTQGDGEGEYAVSFVLPSTYTLETAPVPTNPAVRLHEHPTTLAAARRYRGRWTQASFEHHRALLVDAVRGAGLTPVGPPRWARFDPPIVPAPLRRNEVVQDLAEDG, from the coding sequence ATGACGGAGAAGCAGGTCTACGAGCTGGTCCAGACCTATCGCGACTTCGAGCTGCGGCGCTACCCATCGCACGTCGTCGCCGAGGTGGTGGTCCGGGCGCCGTTCGCGGACGCGGGCAACGCCGCCTTCCGCACCCTCGCCGGCTACATCGGCGGGCAGAACCGGTCGGCCGGCAAGATCGCCATGACCGCCCCGGTCGTGCAGCGGGACGCCGAACCGATCGCCATGACCGCGCCCGTGCTGCAGACCCAGGGCGACGGCGAGGGTGAGTATGCCGTCTCCTTCGTGCTGCCCTCGACCTACACCCTGGAGACCGCGCCGGTCCCGACCAACCCCGCGGTGCGGCTGCACGAGCACCCGACCACGCTGGCCGCCGCCCGCCGCTACCGCGGCCGGTGGACCCAGGCGTCCTTCGAGCACCACCGGGCCCTGCTGGTCGACGCGGTCCGGGGCGCCGGGCTGACCCCGGTGGGTCCGCCGCGGTGGGCCCGCTTCGACCCGCCGATCGTCCCCGCGCCCCTGCGGCGCAACGAGGTCGTGCAGGACCTGGCGGAGGACGGGTAG
- a CDS encoding NUDIX hydrolase: protein MPHTSEYPPFYVTVDLVILTVREGALGVLLVERGSEPFAGRWALPGGFVHLDEDLPDAAYRELEEETGVGRSAVHLEQLATYGRPDRDPRHRVVSTAYLAVGADLPEVRGGSDAADARWWPVGQALGLDLAFDHREILGDGVERARAKLEYSDLALRFVPSRFTMPELQAVYETVWGMPLDPRNFARKVVRTEGFVTETRGGATRGPWATGEAVCGRGCDRAAAAAAARLNGVGPVACWTRDQRDRGAGAARG from the coding sequence GTGCCGCACACCTCGGAGTACCCGCCGTTCTACGTCACCGTCGACCTCGTCATCCTCACCGTGCGCGAGGGGGCCCTCGGCGTCCTGCTCGTCGAGCGGGGGAGCGAGCCGTTCGCCGGTCGGTGGGCCCTGCCGGGCGGGTTCGTCCACCTCGACGAGGACCTGCCGGACGCGGCCTACCGCGAGCTGGAGGAGGAGACCGGGGTCGGTCGTAGCGCGGTCCACCTCGAGCAACTGGCGACCTACGGACGGCCCGACCGGGACCCGCGCCACCGGGTCGTGTCCACGGCATACCTGGCCGTCGGCGCCGACCTGCCCGAGGTGCGCGGCGGGTCGGACGCCGCGGACGCCCGCTGGTGGCCGGTCGGCCAGGCGCTCGGCCTGGACCTGGCCTTCGACCACCGGGAGATCCTCGGCGACGGGGTGGAACGGGCCCGCGCCAAGCTGGAGTACAGCGACCTCGCGCTGAGGTTCGTCCCCTCCCGGTTCACGATGCCCGAGCTGCAGGCGGTCTACGAGACGGTCTGGGGTATGCCGCTCGATCCGCGCAACTTCGCCCGGAAGGTCGTGCGGACCGAGGGCTTCGTGACGGAGACGAGGGGAGGAGCGACGCGGGGGCCGTGGGCGACCGGCGAAGCTGTATGCGGCCGCGGGTGCGACCGAGCTGCAGCCGCCGCTGCGGCGCGACTGAACGGGGTCGGTCCGGTGGCGTGCTGGACCAGGGATCAGCGCGATCGTGGTGCTGGCGCCGCACGCGGGTGA
- a CDS encoding DedA family protein — protein MRAFFLWVARMLLRHGAMIIIVCRFIPGGRQMVNLTAGAMEFPRRRFMLFDSIAVTAWAGYNVGIGAVAGAWLEDQPLLGMVAALVLALALGWLAERAAALWRARTEKEMVAEAT, from the coding sequence GTGCGGGCCTTCTTCCTGTGGGTCGCGCGGATGCTGCTGCGGCACGGGGCCATGATCATCATCGTCTGCCGCTTCATCCCCGGCGGCCGACAGATGGTCAACCTCACCGCAGGAGCCATGGAGTTCCCGCGGCGACGCTTCATGCTCTTCGACAGCATCGCGGTGACCGCCTGGGCGGGCTACAACGTCGGCATCGGCGCGGTGGCCGGCGCCTGGCTGGAGGACCAGCCGCTCCTGGGGATGGTGGCCGCCCTCGTGCTCGCGCTCGCGCTGGGCTGGCTGGCCGAGCGTGCGGCCGCCCTCTGGCGGGCGCGGACCGAGAAGGAGATGGTGGCGGAGGCGACGTAA